The window CGGGATTGCTCCCTGTGATCCTGGCGGTGGATAGTTCGATCTGTGGAGCCTCGGCGGTGGCGGCGACGGCTCCCGTCATTCGCGCCAAGGCCGAGGACATGGCGCTCGTCATTCCGCTTTGCAGTCTTATCGGTACCGGAGGCGTGCTCGCGCTCACGGCCATGCAGGGCATCTTGCATCTGGCGCCCTCGACCTATGGGGTGCTGGCGGGATCGACCCTGCACGAGGTGGCGCAGGTCATGGCTGCCGCCTCGGCGGTTCCGAGTGCTCTTGAGCCTGGGGCCGTGACCAAGCTCATGCGCGTGCTCTTGCTGGCTCCCACAGTGCTGTTGCTGGGATTCATCTTTCCCGCTCCGCAGGGAGCCGATGCCGAGGCGGGCGGCTCGAGGTTGGGGGCCATCCTCAAGTCGATCTGGTTTGTCTTCGGCTTCGTGTTGGTCGGCGTGTTGAATACGGGGCTGCTCCGGGCTTTTCCGGGGCAGGCAGAAACTCTCGCCGTCATCGATCAGCATGTGCTCACCCTCGCGACATTCCTCATGGGAATGGCGATGGCAGGGCTGGGGTTGCAGGTGGATTTCACGGATATCCGCCGCAACGGTCTGCGCACGGCGGGCGTCGCTCTGGCTGGCTGGCTCGTTCTGGTGGGTCTTGCTGCGATGGAGATCTACGTAATGAAGCTCTAGAGCGATATTCCCCATGGCGTACTGGTTACGGCTATGCTATCGCACGGGAATGGGAATCGTAGCTCGATGCATGGCCCTGGCTATCGGGGCGGCCGGTATGGCAGCGTCAGCCTGGGCGCAGGCCGTGGATCCGGATCAAACCTATACGGTTCCGATCTATGTTACCGGGAGCCACTCTCCGGCGAACTACCAGATCTACGTGAGTCAGAATGCGGATGGCAGCGATGCTGTCCCGTATCTTTTCGATACCGGGTCGCCAAACATGTTCACCGTGCAGGGGACGAATACCTCCATCGCGCCGACGAATACCTTTGTCTTCGGAGACGGCGACCCGGTCTACGGGTACTACGTCGAGGGGCGGAGCCTGAGTCTCACCACGAAAGCCTCTGTGCAGGTCACGCCCGTCGTTTCAAACTTCAACACGGCCATGGTCGTTCAGATCAATGGCAATACGGTCGCAAGCAGTACGCCGCTGGCCGACGGCACCTATGGAGACTTTGGGGCGGGACTTTACGGCACGAGCACGCTGAGCACGCTGCTGACGGCCCTCCCCATCGGCAGCAACGCCCGGCTCGGGTATGTGGTCAATGTGGCGGGAATTTCCTCCGGTGAGGGGGCGCTCACCATCGGCCTTACCCAGCAGACCATCGACACCCTGACGAACTCGCCGGGAGCGATCCAGCTCCATATGAATCACTCGGGCGACCAGATACAGGGGCCAGATGGCCGCCTGATCACCGGCTATCTCAAGGGTGTCGCCGTGACCACAGTCACGGTACAGACGGCTGAGGGGGTGGCGTCAGCGGATCTGGCGACAGTGTTTGATACCGGAGGCGGACCCAATGGTGTGATCTACTATGGGAACTCCAGTACGCCACCGGGAGTTTTTGATGGCTACCTGCCCAATGGATCGTTCTCTCTCACCTCCCCCGACGGAGAGACTTTTGATTCATGGGTGGGCAGCAGCCCATGGGGAGGCTCCGTGGCGGTGATCGGCAATCAGGCACCGAGCGAGAATCGGGTGAACTCTGGCGGGTATCTCTTCGAGAACTACGTGGTCATGTACGATCTGGAGTCGGCCGTGCTTACGTTGGTGCCCGTGCCGGAACCCTCGACATGGACCCTGCTGGCCGTAGCGGTTCTGCTCGTGGTTCCTGCCGTCATCCGCAGGAAGTCCCGCGGATAGGCACCCCTCTTGAAACGTCGTCTAGAGCGAGATCTTCTTCCCGGGTTCCGGGATGAGCACCTCAGTCTCGGGCAGTTCCTTGTAGATTTTCAGCTCGAACCATTCGATCGCGGAGCGATCGCCATGGACGAGGACGATCTTCTTGGGCCGGAGGCCGACAGCGTAGTTCAGGAGCGTTTCGCGTGAGGCGTGGGCGCTAAAGTTAAACTCCTGGATGTTGCACTGGAGCTTGATCGGAGGCTGCTTCGAGTC of the Terrimicrobium sacchariphilum genome contains:
- a CDS encoding YeiH family protein, encoding MKFRCPHFRTGLALTALIAVLAFNLAHLPGLEHVGALSLALLIGIAARAFLHVPEHQSVGIGFSAKHLLRIGIVLLGVRLNFDLIMHAGPRILILAVSVIITGLLFITWLGRRAGLPGLLPVILAVDSSICGASAVAATAPVIRAKAEDMALVIPLCSLIGTGGVLALTAMQGILHLAPSTYGVLAGSTLHEVAQVMAAASAVPSALEPGAVTKLMRVLLLAPTVLLLGFIFPAPQGADAEAGGSRLGAILKSIWFVFGFVLVGVLNTGLLRAFPGQAETLAVIDQHVLTLATFLMGMAMAGLGLQVDFTDIRRNGLRTAGVALAGWLVLVGLAAMEIYVMKL